One window of the Rhipicephalus microplus isolate Deutch F79 chromosome 2, USDA_Rmic, whole genome shotgun sequence genome contains the following:
- the LOC119170124 gene encoding Fanconi anemia group E protein-like produces the protein MFPLHGRIYADCKRDLVLELLEELKSKKKNERSEAPCVRVEERCEPLFHFFPRESEPEPFGDVLDVEMSEDEEKLEEIVPSSGLSKKGPDRDELEVCGAPDDLTDLPEDVQVNISKIKEALHSCDETDIRTADLFFMVAAKPETVAAVCDELETDAIADTKMQLLLRSFSELKSEISLINGVVFVKCALLPKVANLEEGTTARSLIDSITAFAQDMPHVTVEGLLVPLVSAESMGKAQTDVVQTLIKEGIPKDYAAMCLRRMLQESRTCIETNVTFVHILILKRGPLESVFTELVNWLASVKDERSTDSKFSKLLMDFVSFYAPQMSSACLDSIVKVVSANRTLLKKPIQNMLTKLTA, from the exons ATGTTTCCACTCCACGGCCGTATCTACGCGGACTGCAAGCGCGATTTGGTATTGGAGTTGCTAGAAGAGTTAAAATCTAAGAAGAAAAATGAGCGATCTGAGGCGCCATGCGTACGTGTTGAAGAACGCTGCGAACCGTTGTTTCACTTCTTTCCCCGGGAATCTGAACCGGAACCATTTGGGGATGTTCTTGACGTGGAAATGTCTGAAGACGAAGAAAAGCTCGAAGAAATTGTGCCTAGCAGTGGTCTTTCGAAAAAAGGACCCGATAGGGACGAACTCGAAGTATGTGGGGCCCCGGACGATTTGACCGACCTTCCAGAAGACGTTCAG GTAAACATTTCAAAGATTAAGGAGGCGCTACACTCATGTGACGAGACGGATATTCGCACAGCTGACCTGTTCTTCATGGTTGCTGCAAAACCAGAGacg GTTGCAGCTGTTTGTGATGAACTGGAGACAGACGCTATAGCTGATACAAAGATGCAGCTACTGCTACGTTCATTTTCAGAGTTGAAATCGGAGATAAGCCTCATCAATGGTGTCGTTTTCGTGAAGTGCGCACTCCTGCCTAAG GTTGCTAACTTGGAAGAAGGCACCACAGCACGTTCTCTCATAGATTCAATCACAGCCTTCGCACAGGATATGCCACATGTGACAGTTGAAGGCCTTCTAGTCCCATTGGTTTCTGCTGAGAGCATGG GCAAGGCACAGACTGATGTTGTACAGACACTTATCAAAGAAGGAATACCGAAAGACTATGCTGCAATGTGCTTGAG GAGAATGCTGCAAGAGTCAAGGACCTGTATTGAGACCAACGTCACTTTTGTTCACATATTAATCCTCAAGAGG GGTCCACTGGAAAGCGTGTTCACAGAACTAGTCAACTGGCTTGCTAGTGTCAAAGATGAAAGAAGTACGGACAGCAAGTTTTCAAAGCTGCTAATGGATTTTGTCAGCTTTTATGCCCCACAG